One Brassica napus cultivar Da-Ae chromosome C4, Da-Ae, whole genome shotgun sequence genomic region harbors:
- the LOC106432324 gene encoding uncharacterized protein LOC106432324 produces MGASSSTDNKELSEKREIESLAASTGALPLLQRSFSKLADPQTNTVSFQSFKKSFTLSYKTTTCEGDQIVPDSFPRLLEHLGPSLVDLFFVPEKGGGLSWVEFARGYVKCCGRMSASMSYNTLLRLFHLTSQNAGFSSKLEFESEEADCKINGSVSTVELVMFLWMCWTMSWDGRSSRSTDLFLPDISHLIMSALVSCTESGASLDVWDSDVFRLELELPVGKFLTWALTTIPSLTECLSHFCNARLQHSLNAEDGSGPSKSAGGDDSASKTCENTLLTCGRAWAISLTSKNTLSEEILSSCFPCNNDEPNEYLLYRSYHHGKGMNRLWDNVQGYHAPILLIVSASGGVDHEGTSSERKWVIGAILQQGFENRDTFYGSSGNLFSISPVFHAFSSSGKEKNFAYSHLHPSGRVYDANPKPVGIGFGGTQGNERIFIDEDFAKITVRHHAVDKTYQPGSLFPNQGYLPVEALVSDVEAWALGGKAAKEVQEAYKKREELFTDQRRKIDLKTFTNWEDSPEKMMMDMMGNPNAPAREER; encoded by the exons ATGGGTGCTTCATCCTCTACAGATAATAAAGAGTTATCGGAGAAGCGAGAAATCGAAAGCCTTGCTGCTTCCACCGGTGCTCTCCCTCTCCTTCAACGATCTTTCTCCAAGCTCGCCGATCCTCAGACCAACACTGTTTCCTTCCAATCATTCAAG aAAAGCTTCACCTTGAGCTACAAAACAACTACTTGTGAAGGAGACCAGATAGTTCCAGATTCGTTTCCGAGGTTGTTGGAGCATTTAGGACCATCTCTAGTAGATTTGTTCTTCGTCCCTGAGAAAGGAGGAGGGTTGAGTTGGGTCGAGTTTGCTAGAGGTTATGTCAAATGCTGCGGAAGAATGTCGGCTTCCATGTCTTACAACACTCTGTTGAGATTGTTTCATCTGACATCTCAAAACGCAGGCTTTTCGTCCAAGCTGGAGTTCGAATCTGAAGAAGCTGATTGTAAGATCAACGGGTCGGTTTCCACAGTAGAGTTGGTCATGTTTCTATGGATGTGTTGGACAATGTCGTGGGATGGTCGAAGCAGTAGATCCACCGACTTGTTTCTTCCTGACATAAGCCACTTGATTATGTCAGCGCTTGTGTCTTGCACCGAATCTGGAGCTAGTTTGGATGTTTGGGATTCTGATGTCTTCCGTTTGGAGCTCGAGCTTCCTGTCGGGAAATTCCTTACGTGGGCTTTGACGACGATTCCAAGCCTCACTGAGTGTCTTTCTCACTTCTGCAACGCGAGACTTCAACATTCTCTAAATGCAGAG GATGGATCTGGGCCTTCAAAGTCAGCTGGTGGAGATGATTCTGCGTCCAAGACATGTGAGAACACACTTCTAACATGTGGAAGGGCATGGGCGATTTCTTTGACGTCAAAGAATACGTTAAGTGAGGAGATCTTGAGCTCATGCTTTCCCTGCAATAACGATGAACCCAATGAATATCTTCTTTACCG CTCATATCATCATGGAAAAGGCATGAATCGATTGTGGGACAACGTTCAAGGGTATCATGCTCCTATACTACTGATAGTTTCTGCCAGCGGTGGAGTTGATCATGAAGGTACTTCAAGCGAGAGGAAGTGGGTCATCGGTGCTATCTTGCAGCAGGGTTTTGAGAACAGAGATACATTTTACGGAAGCTCTGGGAACTTGTTCTCCATTAGTCCTGTCTTTCACGCATTCTCATCTTCAG GGAAAGAGAAAAATTTTGCATATAGCCATCTTCATCCCTCTGGTAGAGTTTATGACGCAAACCCAAAGCCTGTTGGAATTGGATTTGGGGGAACACAAGGAAACGAGAGAATCTTCATTGACGAAGACTTTGCTAAGATCACAGTCCGTCATCATGCAGTTGATAAAACTTACCAGCCTGGCTCTCTCTTCCCAAACCAG GGTTATTTACCAGTAGAGGCTTTGGTGTCAGATGTTGAAGCATGGGCACTAGGTGGAAAAGCAGCTAAGGAAGTTCAAGAAGCATACAAGAAAAGAGAAGAGCTTTTCACTGACCAACGTCGAAAG ATTGATTTGAAGACGTTTACGAATTGGGAAGATTCACCTGAGAAAATGATGATGGATATGATGGGGAATCCTAATGCTCCGGCAAGAGAAGAGAGGTAA
- the LOC106432322 gene encoding uncharacterized protein At5g39570-like, with protein MPYYTRDEDEVDDFDEFDPTPYSGGYDITVIYGRPIPPCDDTCYPLSSAADEDFEYERPEFTSYHDPSAYAEEALNTEYSSYSRPKPRPGFRPGSAGGGHVQGERPDQSYGQTEAEYGRRPESGYGGATETEYGRRPEQSYGSGGYGGRSESGGYGGRTEVEYGRRPESGYGGRSESETGYGEERSEYERKPSYGRSEEDEGGYRQPSYGRSEDQVESYIKPSSYGRSEEEEGSYRKPSYGRSEEDEGGYRQPSYGRRNDDDNDEERRNRSGDDEEGSYGRKKYGGNDSDDDEEKKQHRYKHHHHQRRRDEDDD; from the exons ATGCCGTACTACACGAGAGACGAGGATGAAGTCGACGATTTCGACGAGTTCGATCCGACGCCGTACAGTGGAGGATACGACATCACCGTGATCTACGGCCGTCCGATCCCTCCTTGCGACGACACTTGCTACCCTCTCTCCTCCGCAGCCGACGAAGATTTCGAGTACGAGAGACCTGAATTCACCTCGTACCACGATCCTTCCGCCTACGCCGAAGAAGCTCTCAACACCGAGTACAGCAGCTACTCCCGCCCCAAGCCCCGTCCCGGATTTCGACCCGGTTCAGCCGGAGGCGGCCACGTCCAAGGTGAGAGACCCGATCAGAGTTACGGTCAGACGGAGGCTGAGTACGGTAGGAGACCAGAATCGGGGTACGGCGGAGCGACGGAGACGGAGTATGGCCGGAGACCTGAGCAGAGTTACGGATCTGGTGGCTACGGTGGCAGATCGGAGTCTGGTGGCTATGGTGGGAGAACGGAGGTTGAGTATGGCCGGAGACCTGAATCTGGATATGGTGGGAGATCGGAGAGTGAGACCGGGTATGGTGAAGAGAGGAGCGAGTATGAGCGTAAGCCTAGCTATGGAAGGTCTGAGGAAGACGAAGGAGGCTACAGGCAGCCTAGCTATGGGAGATCTGAGGATCAGGTTGAGAGCTACATAAAGCCCAGCAGCTATGGAAGGTCTGAGGAAGAGGAAGGAAGTTACAGGAAGCCTAGCTATGGAAGGTCTGAGGAAGACGAAGGAGGCTACAGGCAGCCTAGCTATGGCCGTCGCAATGATGACGATAATGATGAAGAGCGCAGGAACCGTTCTGGTGATGATGAGGAAGGGAGCTATGGCCGCAAGAAATAT GGTGGCAAtgactctgatgatgatgaggagaaGAAGCAGCATCGTTACAAGCATCACCACCACCAGAGGCGCcgtgatgaagatgatgactaA
- the LOC106432320 gene encoding uncharacterized protein LOC106432320: MSSATGPRSTWRMDGQLRYDIAMNTIIIILITDAVLHMTLRAHKIPLADNVEGLLCTFVVAYVFVITTNCGYWLTASEEEVCLLGIYIMGRLGHTLGFCIFLCLLYSISHLAMYVALPCLLWLVPAMFAPCCPCLWTGESTWWNFVKQPQPTVDIV, from the exons ATGTCAAGCGCTACAGGCCCTAGGAGTACATGGAG GATGGACGGGCAGTTACGATACGACATTGCGATGAACACCATCATTATAATCCTCATCACTGATGCGGTCTTACATATGACTCTGAGAGCCCACAAGATTCCCCTTGCTGATAACGTTGAGGGACTTTTATGTACGTTCGTAGTTGCGTACGTGTTTGTCATCACGACTAATTGCGGGTATTGGCTTACAGCAAGCGAGGAAGAAGTGTGTTTACTTGGAATTTACATCATGGGACGCCTTGGTCACACGTTAGGCTTTTGTATTTTCCTCTGTCTCCTCTATTCTATTTCTCACTTGGCTATGTACGTTGCTCTACCTTGTTTACTATGGTTGGTGCCAGCCATGTTTGCACCGTGTTGTCCATGTCTGTGGACCGGAGAGTCAACTTGGTGGAATTTTGTGAAGCAACCACAACCAACAGTAGATATTGTTTAA
- the LOC106432306 gene encoding uncharacterized protein LOC106432306, translating into MLKFLSKVKIEFNTLDPRLASCVEFLAQCNARKAKESNPNCQVLVKRRTDDQPPQISVTFVNGVEEAFDAAATSAQSIRKMILDKGQYLETEQMFREAGEQWPVIIPEEEIHQEAPGVKPRKAEDKKQ; encoded by the exons ATGTTGAAGTTCCTATCAAAAGTAAAGATCGAGTTCAACACATTGGATCCAAGACTCGCCTCTTGCGTCGAGTTCTTGGCTCAGTGCAACGCGAGGAAGGCCAAGGAGTCGAACCCTAACTGCCAGGTTCTGGTGAAACGCAGAACCGACGATCAGCCACCGCAGATCAGCGTCACGTTCGTTAATGGTGTTGAGGAAGCTTTCGATGCGGCTGCCACGTCGGCTCAGTCCATCAGGAAGATGATTCTTGATAAAGGGCAGTATCTCGAGACAGAGCAGATGTTCCGTGAAGCCGGGGAGCAGTGGCCTGTCATCATCCCTGAGGAAGAGATTCACCAAGAAGCTCCTGGTGTTAAG CCGAGGAAAGCAGAAGACAAGAAGCAATGA